A region from the Clostridium beijerinckii genome encodes:
- a CDS encoding metallophosphoesterase, translating to MNTKVIILIFIVLGLYISLCYYIGLKGKRIFLHGRLKFKYRWCWLIYWLIYWTVALAFILRDIFMGILTTDNWITSIVTLIGTTYLGIFIYSIMIFFVVDIIKFILKKINIGQPIKQNLKNIYCNGISVFIIVFIVVGLGIRNAQNQVVTNYEVNINKYAGKITSLNVVMISDVHMGITIKENGINKMVNSINELNPDIVLFCGDIFDENTTTNLKEYSRETFKNIKSEYGVYDITGNHEYGTGDLSQTISYFEDANIKFLQDESIKIAESFYVVGRNDPANRRVTGQEIKPLSDILKDVDKSLPIIVLNHRPENLEEAETENVDLQLSGHTHKGQIFPGNLITNYLNEKDYGHLIKDNFNLIVSSGYGTWGPPIRIGSENEIVNIKINFKT from the coding sequence ATGAATACTAAGGTGATTATATTAATTTTTATTGTATTAGGTTTATATATTAGCCTTTGTTATTATATTGGCTTAAAAGGGAAAAGAATATTTTTACATGGGCGCTTAAAATTTAAATATAGATGGTGTTGGTTAATATATTGGTTGATATATTGGACTGTTGCCTTAGCTTTTATTTTAAGGGATATATTTATGGGCATATTAACTACAGATAATTGGATAACATCTATAGTTACATTGATTGGTACAACTTATCTTGGTATTTTTATTTATTCAATAATGATATTTTTTGTGGTAGATATTATAAAGTTTATTTTAAAGAAGATTAATATTGGTCAACCAATTAAACAAAACCTAAAAAATATATATTGTAATGGAATTTCGGTATTTATAATAGTATTTATTGTTGTTGGTTTAGGGATTCGGAATGCTCAAAATCAAGTTGTAACTAATTATGAAGTAAATATTAATAAATATGCAGGAAAAATCACTTCATTAAATGTTGTTATGATTTCTGATGTTCATATGGGAATAACAATAAAAGAAAATGGCATTAATAAAATGGTAAATTCAATAAATGAATTAAATCCAGATATAGTTTTATTTTGTGGGGATATATTTGATGAAAATACAACTACAAATTTAAAAGAATATTCTAGAGAAACATTTAAGAATATAAAATCCGAGTATGGAGTATATGATATTACAGGAAACCATGAATATGGTACCGGTGATTTATCACAAACTATTTCATACTTTGAAGATGCAAATATCAAGTTTTTGCAAGATGAGTCAATAAAAATAGCAGAGAGCTTTTATGTAGTTGGAAGAAATGATCCAGCAAACAGAAGAGTAACAGGACAAGAAATAAAACCGTTAAGCGATATTTTGAAAGATGTTGATAAATCACTTCCGATTATAGTTTTAAACCATAGACCAGAGAACTTAGAGGAAGCAGAAACAGAGAATGTGGATTTACAACTTTCAGGGCATACGCATAAAGGACAGATATTTCCAGGTAATCTTATTACAAACTATTTAAATGAAAAGGATTATGGGCATTTAATAAAGGATAATTTCAATTTAATTGTAAGTTCAGGATATGGAACATGGGGGCCGCCAATAAGAATTGGAAGTGAAAACGAAATAGTAAATATTAAGATTAACTTTAAAACATAG
- a CDS encoding DDE transposase yields MRRITMFCKNDLQQTSLFEPINQMPKYLQDILNKSWAKAFKDHIFPRINEERFSVLYSNKASRPNSPINVILGLLIIKEIFQQTDEELIGSIHFDVRYQYALNTTNYETQPVSINTLTNFRNRLVEYEASTNEDLIKAEVEALSESIAKYLSVDNKKVRVDSLMVSSSCKKLSRIELVYSINSRLIKALNIINPPIISDELKPYLEKGHKNDTIYRTQDLKADSKLSILIEHSKILYNIALKAGDIVTSTEEFQLLNRVIQDQTTEDAAKNLVIKDSKDITSTSLQNPTDKDATYRKKYGGNVGYVVNIQESFNDKNSVITGYDLKQNIHSDSKFADDVIANLASQNKNSNCKLLVDGAYYEQEKAKNALKQGIEMIPSQLVGRKVSTDKLSYSKFIVDDEKNVISCCPNGVEPVESYYSSKSYTAKFDSSTCEKCPLNSQCPKKISKKFNTIRVSEKAYNTATQREKMHESEYIKLANKRAGIEGIPSVLRRRYKIDTMPIRGLLRSKLWVGFKIAAYNFKKLLKQFLESGIECFLNIIACIVAVIINCFKLYFLEFEAKLSN; encoded by the coding sequence ATGAGGAGAATTACTATGTTTTGCAAAAATGACCTTCAACAAACTTCATTATTTGAACCAATCAACCAAATGCCAAAATACCTTCAAGATATTTTAAATAAAAGTTGGGCTAAGGCATTTAAGGATCATATTTTTCCGCGAATAAATGAGGAGCGTTTTTCGGTTTTATATAGCAATAAAGCCTCAAGGCCTAATTCACCTATTAATGTTATTCTTGGCTTACTAATTATAAAAGAAATATTTCAGCAGACTGATGAAGAGCTTATCGGCTCTATTCATTTCGATGTAAGATATCAATATGCTTTAAATACAACTAATTATGAAACACAACCAGTATCTATAAATACTCTAACAAATTTTAGAAACAGACTTGTTGAATATGAAGCGTCAACTAATGAAGACTTAATAAAAGCTGAAGTTGAAGCTTTATCCGAAAGCATTGCTAAGTATTTATCTGTTGATAATAAAAAAGTTAGAGTGGATTCGTTAATGGTTAGTTCATCATGCAAAAAATTAAGTAGAATTGAGCTAGTATATTCTATAAATAGCAGACTTATTAAAGCTCTAAATATAATAAATCCACCTATTATAAGTGATGAACTAAAACCGTACCTTGAAAAGGGGCATAAAAATGACACTATATATAGAACTCAAGATTTAAAGGCTGATTCAAAACTTTCAATTTTAATCGAACATTCTAAAATTCTATACAATATCGCTCTGAAAGCTGGAGATATAGTTACTTCAACAGAAGAGTTTCAACTTTTAAATAGAGTTATTCAGGACCAAACTACAGAAGATGCTGCAAAAAATTTAGTTATTAAAGATTCAAAAGATATAACTTCAACTAGTTTACAAAATCCAACTGACAAAGATGCAACCTACAGAAAAAAATATGGTGGTAACGTTGGTTATGTTGTTAATATACAAGAATCATTTAATGATAAAAACAGTGTTATAACAGGCTATGACCTTAAGCAAAATATTCACAGCGATTCAAAATTTGCTGATGATGTTATTGCTAATTTAGCTTCACAAAATAAAAATTCAAACTGTAAACTACTAGTTGATGGTGCTTACTATGAACAAGAAAAAGCCAAAAATGCTTTAAAACAAGGAATTGAAATGATTCCAAGTCAACTAGTTGGCAGAAAAGTATCTACTGATAAACTGAGTTATTCAAAATTCATTGTAGATGACGAAAAAAATGTAATAAGTTGTTGTCCTAACGGAGTCGAACCTGTAGAGTCTTATTATAGTTCAAAATCTTATACAGCCAAATTTGACTCCAGTACATGTGAAAAATGTCCTTTAAATTCACAATGTCCAAAGAAAATATCAAAGAAATTTAATACCATAAGAGTTAGCGAAAAAGCTTATAATACAGCTACTCAAAGAGAAAAAATGCACGAGAGTGAGTATATAAAGCTTGCAAATAAAAGGGCTGGTATAGAAGGTATTCCTTCTGTTTTGAGGAGAAGATATAAAATTGATACCATGCCTATCCGGGGATTATTGCGCTCAAAATTATGGGTTGGATTTAAAATCGCAGCCTATAACTTCAAGAAACTGTTAAAACAGTTTCTTGAAAGTGGCATAGAGTGTTTTCTCAATATAATTGCATGTATAGTTGCTGTAATAATTAACTGTTTTAAATTATATTTTTTAGAATTTGAAGCAAAGCTGTCAAACTAA
- a CDS encoding GGDEF domain-containing protein, translating to MEYKLFKLLVDNILQPIWIKDLDLRFIYVNKEYQNIYKGTNKDFIGLKDEEIFNGAVNNELRGYYNLVINSLKPITEQICLDGNYRKVTIIPLIDESEQIIAIAGIYTNLDIINEKDKIIEEKERVLKIVMETLPGMVFYKDKDGKYVYTNKKFDEFYNEKGTDEFVGKTNFDIHASEELAIKYTKEDNEVIKTKQSIKTETILHSDDGKDIYTAAVKVPVIDKNNEIVGVVGLILDVTENKKVEEELKRASFTDILTGLYNRTYFEERAKTLLAKEHLPLGVIMGDANGLKLVNDTLGHREGDELLKLIAQVLRDVCDDRQLIFRIGGDEFVILVPNSTDYECENIIKKIFEQCKLYKHDLIDISISLGASITDNINKSIYEALKEAEDKVYRQKLLQKSSFNSSVMYSLQTGLQTKSLETEEHTDRVLKHSLIIGERLSLPISVMDELTIVAKLHDIGKIGINEEILLKSGRLTDDEFEIVKTHTEKGYRIIKASNQLDNIAKGVLTHHERWDGEGYPLKLKGESIPLISRIVNIADAYDAMTSNNIYKKTFSKEDAIKELQRCSGKQFDPDIVKIFVEYLTQTN from the coding sequence ATGGAGTACAAACTGTTCAAATTATTAGTGGATAATATTCTACAACCTATATGGATAAAAGATCTTGATTTGAGATTTATATACGTTAATAAAGAATATCAAAATATATATAAAGGTACAAATAAGGATTTTATTGGACTGAAAGATGAAGAAATTTTTAATGGAGCAGTAAATAATGAATTGCGTGGATATTATAATTTAGTTATAAATTCATTGAAGCCCATAACAGAACAAATATGTTTAGATGGAAATTATAGAAAAGTCACTATAATTCCATTAATTGATGAAAGTGAACAAATAATTGCTATAGCTGGTATATATACAAATTTAGATATTATAAATGAGAAGGATAAGATTATAGAAGAAAAAGAAAGAGTATTAAAGATAGTAATGGAAACATTGCCAGGTATGGTTTTTTATAAAGATAAAGATGGGAAATATGTTTATACAAATAAGAAATTTGATGAGTTTTATAATGAAAAAGGAACAGATGAATTTGTAGGGAAAACAAATTTTGATATACATGCTTCAGAAGAATTAGCAATTAAATATACAAAAGAAGACAATGAAGTTATAAAAACAAAGCAAAGCATAAAAACTGAAACAATACTTCACTCAGATGACGGAAAAGACATATATACGGCAGCGGTAAAAGTACCTGTAATAGATAAAAATAATGAAATTGTTGGTGTAGTTGGACTAATTTTAGATGTTACTGAAAATAAAAAAGTAGAAGAAGAGTTAAAACGTGCAAGTTTTACAGATATTTTAACTGGCTTATATAATAGAACTTATTTTGAAGAAAGGGCAAAGACACTTTTAGCAAAAGAACATCTTCCACTAGGAGTGATAATGGGAGATGCAAATGGCTTGAAATTAGTAAATGATACCTTAGGGCACCGTGAAGGGGACGAGTTGCTAAAACTTATAGCTCAGGTTCTTAGAGATGTTTGTGATGATAGACAATTAATATTTAGAATAGGTGGAGATGAATTTGTAATTCTAGTTCCCAATAGTACTGATTATGAGTGTGAAAACATTATTAAAAAAATATTTGAACAGTGTAAACTTTATAAGCATGACTTAATTGATATAAGTATATCTTTAGGTGCATCTATAACTGATAATATAAATAAAAGTATATATGAGGCTTTAAAGGAAGCTGAAGATAAGGTGTATAGGCAGAAGTTGTTACAAAAAAGTAGTTTTAACAGTTCGGTGATGTATTCATTGCAAACAGGACTTCAAACTAAAAGTTTAGAAACAGAAGAACATACAGATAGAGTTTTAAAACATTCTTTGATTATTGGGGAAAGATTATCACTTCCAATCTCTGTAATGGATGAACTTACAATAGTTGCTAAACTTCATGATATAGGTAAAATAGGTATAAACGAAGAAATACTACTGAAATCAGGAAGATTAACAGATGATGAATTTGAAATAGTTAAAACTCATACGGAAAAGGGATATAGAATTATAAAAGCTTCTAATCAATTAGATAATATTGCTAAAGGTGTATTAACACATCATGAAAGATGGGATGGAGAGGGATACCCTCTTAAATTAAAGGGAGAAAGTATACCGTTAATATCTAGAATTGTTAATATTGCAGATGCATATGATGCCATGACTAGTAATAATATTTATAAAAAAACTTTTAGTAAAGAAGATGCTATTAAAGAATTACAAAGATGTTCAGGAAAGCAATTTGATCCTGATATAGTTAAAATATTCGTAGAATATCTAACACAAAC